One segment of Rosa chinensis cultivar Old Blush chromosome 6, RchiOBHm-V2, whole genome shotgun sequence DNA contains the following:
- the LOC112172900 gene encoding exosome complex exonuclease RRP46 homolog, translating to MEIDRLDGRTPNQLRPLACTHNVLNRAHGSASWCQGDTKVLAAVYGPKAGTKKNENPEKACIEVIWKPKTGQSGKTEREYEMILKRTLQSICILTLNPNTTTSVIIQVVNDDGALLPCAINAACAALVDAGIPLKHLAVAICCCLAESGYVILDPSKLEEQKMKAFVYLVFPNSVLSNLPEGQLTVQGEPMEHGIITSVTQGAMPVDDYLHCLERGRAATAKMSAFLRKSLQPKLPID from the exons ATGGAAATTGACAGATTGGATGGTCGTACCCCGAACCAGTTGAGACCACTGGCCTGCACTCACAACGTTCTCAACCGAGCTCATGGCTCTGCCAGTTGGTGTCAAG gggATACCAAAGTTCTTGCTGCAGTTTATGGACCCAAAGCGGGgacaaagaagaatgaaaaccCTGAAAAGGCTTGCATTGAGGTTATTTGGAAGCCTAAAACAGGCCAGAGTG GAAAAACAGAAAGGGAATATGAGATGATATTGAAAAGGACCTTGCAAAGCATCTGTATACTGACTCTCAACCCAAATACTACGACCTCGGTTATTATTCAG GTTGTCAATGATGATGGCGCT CTTTTGCCATGCGCCATAAATGCAGCATGTGCTGCCCTTGTTGATGCTGGGATTCCTCTAAAGCATCTTGCTG TTGCAATATGTTGTTGCTTGGCGGAGAGTGGATACGTCATATTGGATCCCAGCAAGCTAGAAGAGCAG AAAATGAAGGCATTTGTATATTTGGTCTTCCCAAACTCAGTTCTCTCAAACCTTCCAGAAGGACAGTTAACGGTGCAAGGCGAACCAATGGAACATGGTATCATAACCTCTGTAACCCAGGGTGCAATGCCAG TCGACGACTATCTCCACTGTTTAGAACGAGGGCGTGCAGCTACTGCCAAGATGTCTGCTTTTCTCAGAAAGAGCCTGCAACCAAAGCTCCCAATTGATTGA
- the LOC112171770 gene encoding mitogen-activated protein kinase kinase 5 codes for MSRRDTSLAVPLGLSSTPSRSEALMINFSELEQANRIGSKAGDTIYKVIHKPTGWLYAVKVIYGNHDESVRHQICHEIQILHDVNNPNVVKCHDMFDHKGEIQVLLEFMDGG; via the coding sequence ATGTCGAGGCGGGACACGTCTCTGGCAGTGCCGTTGGGGCTGAGCTCGACTCCGTCCCGGTCCGAGGCCTTGATGATCAACTTCTCCGAGCTGGAGCAAGCGAACCGGATTGGGAGCAAAGCCGGCGACACAATCTACAAGGTTATTCACAAACCGACCGGGTGGCTCTACGCCGTGAAAGTCATCTACGGCAACCACGATGAGTCTGTCCGGCACCAAATCTGCCATGAGATCCAAATCCTCCACGATGTCAATAATCCTAACGTCGTCAAGTGCCACGATATGTTTGACCACAAAGGCGAGATCCAGGTGCTGCTGGAGTTCATGGATGGTGGTTAG